In a single window of the Amycolatopsis sp. cg5 genome:
- a CDS encoding DUF998 domain-containing protein, which translates to MTTYALDKTSSPARARLLAGVVAGPLYLALGVAQAATRDGFDLTVHPFSFLSLGAGGWVQIANFVVTGVLFIISAVGLRTAMRGSTWGPLLIGGMGVGMVAGGVFTADPAFGFPAGAPAGQPESVSWHGTLHMVAFLVAIVAWTLSCFVFARFFAARKQKGLAVYSVLTGVALLATPAFMSAPGGVVVLYVAATLGWVWSSVAIGSLVKEHDNSDM; encoded by the coding sequence GACAAGACCTCGTCACCTGCCCGCGCCCGGCTGCTCGCCGGTGTCGTCGCCGGGCCGCTGTATCTGGCGCTGGGGGTCGCTCAGGCCGCCACCCGGGACGGCTTCGATCTGACCGTGCACCCGTTCAGCTTCTTGAGCCTCGGCGCTGGCGGATGGGTGCAGATCGCCAACTTCGTCGTCACCGGGGTGCTGTTCATCATCTCGGCCGTCGGGTTGAGGACGGCGATGAGAGGCAGTACCTGGGGGCCGCTGCTCATCGGGGGAATGGGTGTGGGGATGGTCGCCGGGGGAGTGTTCACCGCCGATCCCGCGTTCGGGTTTCCGGCTGGGGCGCCTGCCGGGCAGCCGGAAAGTGTGAGCTGGCACGGGACGCTGCACATGGTCGCCTTCCTGGTCGCGATCGTCGCTTGGACGTTGTCCTGCTTCGTTTTCGCTCGCTTCTTCGCGGCGAGGAAGCAGAAGGGGCTGGCCGTCTACAGCGTGCTGACCGGGGTCGCGCTGCTCGCGACGCCCGCGTTCATGAGTGCGCCTGGCGGTGTTGTCGTGCTCTACGTCGCCGCGACGCTCGGGTGGGTGTGGAGTTCGGTGGCC